ATATTAACGACACTGTTGCCACTTAGCCAGTATTCTGCCCCATTGGGGACGACTTTGATGAGTTGTACATTGGCATCATCTTTGCCATTGGCAAAAAAGGCACTGTACGTGGGCGACCACAGCTCATCGAGTTTGGCAGGGTTGGCGACCAACTCGGCTTTGCCATTGATAGACAGATAGTCTTTGTTATTTTGGGCGGTGTAGGACAGATTGACCTGTGGGTTTGCCTTGATGTCGGCAACGGTTTGGGTGCTGGCGTCAGCGATGAACCAAATCTCTTTTTTAGCCAAATCAAACTCGCTGGTTGTCATGGGGCAGGCGTGCAAATGTCCGTCTGCGGTAACGGTTGTCATCATGGTAAATTTGATGTCTTTGACCAACTCGCCAATGGTGTCAATGTGGGTTTGGGTGTCGCTCATGGGATTGTCCTTATTTATCAATGAGTTAAAATTGCTTTATCACTAGGGCGTGCCTGCCGTTGGTATTTGCAATGAAAAATGAGAAAAATCGCACGTTTTTCAAGGAAAAAGTGAAGTTTGATAGTCGTTCTATCAAACAAGTTTTCGCCTTCGAGCCACAAGATTTAGCCATTTTTCATGCAAAAATTGATTGAAATTGTCAAGTTTTCATCTTATTTTATAAAGATGTTATCAATGATAGGCGCGCCCTAAATCGTGATGTCTTACTTTAACAAGTTCTGCCCCATTTACCAAGTAAATTTATGTACCGCTTTGTGTGCTTATGTAAGTTATGCCTTGGTTGTGTATAAGCAAATCATGCGTATGTGTGAACAAATCGCCATCTGCCCTATATAACACACCAAAAAGCCCCAATCATTGGGGCTTGGTTGGGGCGTATCCGCCTTTTATTTTTGCAAATTTTTAAAATTGACGCTGTTATTTCACATCAATTTGACGGCGAAACTTTTGCCCTGCCTTAAAGGTAACGACACGGCGAGCCTTGACAGGGATAACTTCCCCTGTTTTGGGGTTGCGACCGGGGCGGGACTTTTTGTCTTTTAATTCAAAGTTGCCAAAGCCTGAGAGCTTGACTTCTTTACCGTCCGCCAAACTTTGGCTAATCTCACTAAAAAAGGTATCCACCAATTTGCGAGCGTCTTGGCGAGTCATACGCAGGCGAATGGTCAAATGGTCTACCATGTCTGCTTTGGTTAAGGTTGCCATGTGTTATCCTTTTAAAATTAAATTAAAATCGGCATTGCTAATCAATGACTGTTTGGGTTAGGGCGAACCACATTCGCCCCTGATAAGTCAATACATCAGCTATCACGCAGTTGTGCTTGGTATTTGTCGGTCAATGCCACAATCACCCTATCCATAAGAGCCTTAATCTCATCATCAGACAGGGTACGAGTGGTGTCTTGTAAGGTCATGGCAAACGCCAATGATTTTTTGCCTTCGGGCAGTTTGTCGCCTTGATAGACATCAAACAAGGCAACGTCTGTCAAATGCTCGCCTGCCACATCACGCACGACATCTGCCACGTCTTGCCATGCCAAATCCTTATCCACGAAAAACGCCAAATCACGGCGAACGCTTGGGAATTTGCTTGGCAAGGCGACATCAAGGGCGGTGCAGTGCAGATTGATGAGTTTATCAAGCTCAAACTGAGCCACCCACACCGTCGGCAAATCTAAGGCGGTGCTGATACTGGGGTGCAACTGCCCAAAATAGCCAATCCGCTCACCACCCACCGACACATACGCACTTTGCCCTGAATGCAAAAACGCCAAATCTGCCCGCTCATAATGGGGCGTGGCGTGGCGTGGCAGTAGGCTCTCCACGTCCGCTTTTAGGTCAAAAAAGTCCACCGTACGCACGCCATGAATGCTGTCGGTTGCCCGTCCTGTGGCGATGATAGCAAGGCTTGGGATTTGCTCCAAACTTGCCACGTCTTTACCAACAAATGACAAACCCGTCTCAAACAGTCGTACGTCCGCTTGCTGGCGGTTTAGGTTGTGGCTCACGATAGGCAGTAGGCTAGACAGTAGCGTACGTCTCATGACCGCAAGCTCTGATGAGATTGGGTTGGCAAGGGGCAAAATCTCGCCCAATTTGTCATCGTGGAGCAGTTGTTCTAATTTGTCATCACAAAAGCTAAAACTCACCGCTTCAAAATAGCCCTGTTTGGCAAGGGTTAATTTAAGCGTATGGGTCAAATCTGCCGTATCGTCATAGCTCATGTCCACCGCAAACTGTGGCAGGCGTGGGGCGATGTTGTCATAGCCATACACACGGGCAATCTCTTCAATAATATCTTCGGATATGCTGATGTCAAAACGATGACTTGGGGGCTGGCAGACAAATGCCGTACCGTCAAACGTGGTATGGATTTCTAGGCGGTTTAATAAGTCGGTGATGTCATCGGCAGACAACGCCACGCCAAGCAGTTTTTCTACCTTGTCAAATGGCACACGCACAGGCTCACGTTTTGGCAAATCTGCCACGCTCTCTGCCATGGTGATTTGTCCGACTTGACCGTTTGCAATGGTTGCTATCAAGGTCGTGGCACGGTCAAGGGCGATTTTTGGTAAGTCAAAATCCACCCCACGCTCAAATCTGGCACTGGCATCGGTGTGCAAACCAAAGCGTCTGGCACGCCCTGCGATGTTTAGCTGATTAAAATGAGCCGATTCTAACACGATGTTGGTTG
This Moraxella sp. K1664 DNA region includes the following protein-coding sequences:
- a CDS encoding pyridoxamine 5'-phosphate oxidase family protein, which gives rise to MSDTQTHIDTIGELVKDIKFTMMTTVTADGHLHACPMTTSEFDLAKKEIWFIADASTQTVADIKANPQVNLSYTAQNNKDYLSINGKAELVANPAKLDELWSPTYSAFFANGKDDANVQLIKVVPNGAEYWLSGNSVVNMFKLTASAITGGKVADSLGENASVRF
- a CDS encoding integration host factor subunit alpha, with the translated sequence MATLTKADMVDHLTIRLRMTRQDARKLVDTFFSEISQSLADGKEVKLSGFGNFELKDKKSRPGRNPKTGEVIPVKARRVVTFKAGQKFRRQIDVK
- the pheT gene encoding phenylalanine--tRNA ligase subunit beta; the encoded protein is MKISENWLRQWVNPTNSSAELGEQLTMLGLELDGMEPIAPMFGGVVVGQVITCDKHPDADKLSVTTVNVGTDTPLQIVCGASNVRAGLKVAVATVGAELPPPSTSQDDKPFKIKKGKLRGVESQGMLCGASELGLIDEIDGLLELDDDAPIGVNVRDYLGLDGQIFDVAITPNRGDCLSVLGLAREMSVANRLPLNRPQISQTAPTLDKTVNVKVADATACPRYLAQYIGSIDRTVKTPKWLKDNLMASGLRTHNFLVDVTNFILLELGQPLHAFDADKIVGAITVRLANQGETVELLNEQTITLTGDELVIADDVGVLALAGIMGGSRSAVSDSTTNIVLESAHFNQLNIAGRARRFGLHTDASARFERGVDFDLPKIALDRATTLIATIANGQVGQITMAESVADLPKREPVRVPFDKVEKLLGVALSADDITDLLNRLEIHTTFDGTAFVCQPPSHRFDISISEDIIEEIARVYGYDNIAPRLPQFAVDMSYDDTADLTHTLKLTLAKQGYFEAVSFSFCDDKLEQLLHDDKLGEILPLANPISSELAVMRRTLLSSLLPIVSHNLNRQQADVRLFETGLSFVGKDVASLEQIPSLAIIATGRATDSIHGVRTVDFFDLKADVESLLPRHATPHYERADLAFLHSGQSAYVSVGGERIGYFGQLHPSISTALDLPTVWVAQFELDKLINLHCTALDVALPSKFPSVRRDLAFFVDKDLAWQDVADVVRDVAGEHLTDVALFDVYQGDKLPEGKKSLAFAMTLQDTTRTLSDDEIKALMDRVIVALTDKYQAQLRDS